The following coding sequences lie in one Sorghum bicolor cultivar BTx623 chromosome 6, Sorghum_bicolor_NCBIv3, whole genome shotgun sequence genomic window:
- the LOC8075886 gene encoding protein CHROMOSOME TRANSMISSION FIDELITY 7 isoform X2 → MQPKISAFFKRQEADPDPNSGDGEGNGHGSDIAATEAKRKAKGCRRDELVSKKRNYAQFHLELGQPDFLHHTCSVCGMMYARGNDEDEKVHRAYHKNYSEGVPFKGWKNETVMARSEGGDRVILATDENSCVWKSKVREVITVVEKELGFGEGKLLHKLCKVYLYISGQRIVGCLVTEPIKAAHRVIPRSTEESHSSLPVNSNEPGKNGHTLEFGEISFKREIIRRHNHSIKNKEECQDPGAIICETEAVPALCGFRAIWVVPSRRRKRIASKLMDVARKTFCEGRTLGISQFAFTPPTSSGKGLACRYCKTSSFLVYKDGPV, encoded by the exons ATGCAGCCCAAGATCAGCGCGTTCTTCAAGCGGCAGGAAGCGGACCCAGATCCGAACAG TGGCGACGGTGAGGGGAACGGGCATGGAAGCGACATCGCGGCGACGGAGGCGAAACGGAAGGCCAAGGGCTGCAGGCGCGACGAGCTCGTCAGCAAGAAGAGGAACTACGCGCAGTTCCATCTGGAGCTGGGGCAGCCTGATTTCCTACACCACACGTGCTCCGTCTGCGGCATGATGTACGCCCGAGGGAACGACGAGGACGAGAAGGTTCACAGGGCCTACCACAAGAACTACTCAGAGGGGGTCCCTTTCAAG GGCTGGAAAAATGAGACAGTGATGGCGAGGTCCGAGGGTGGTGATCGCGTTATTCTTGCAACTGATGAGAACTCTTGTGTGTGGAAAAGTAAG GTCAGAGAGGTGATCACAGTGGTGGAGAAGGAGCTGGGATTTGGTGAAGGGAAACTTCTGCATAAGCTTTGCAAG GTGTATCTATACATATCTGGACAAAGGATCGTGGGGTGCCTTGTCACTGAACCAATAAAAGCAGCACATAGAGTCATCCCAAGATCCACGGAAGAAAGCCATAGCAGTTTGCCAGTTAATAGTAATGAGCCAGGAAAAAATGGTCATACATTAGAGTTTGGCGAAATTAGTTTCAAGAGGGAAATCATAAGGCGTCACAATCATTCAATCAAGAACAAAGAAGAGTGCCAGGACCCTGGTGCCATAATTTGTGAAACAGAAGCTGTTCCTGCACTTTGTGGATTTCGAGCCATCTGGGTGGTACCATCACGCAGAAGAAAACGAATTGCCTCAAAACTAATGGATGTTGCAAG GAAAACCTTCTGCGAAGGCAGGACTTTGGGGATTTCACAGTTTGCTTTCACTCCCCCGACCTCCTCTGGCAAGGGGCTAGCATGCCGTTACTGCAAGACCAGCTCATTCTTAGTCTATAAAGACGGACCTGTGTAA
- the LOC8075885 gene encoding peroxidase 18, translating to MGGAVVCSMLVLSALLALAASQSPSTVLSPAQSASRPPTAPAAARPSFPSPAAPAPRLSRPPTPAAKPSSPPPAAPAGKSSPTPSPRPAPTRSPPPVATPPVPRASPPPGASPAPRPPSRPAMAPAPKPSPSVAPAPRPSSPPPATPAPPAPPRTAPKPSPPLAPRQSPTPAASPPPPAPPQPPSKSTPTMSSTLGQLSPSFYAQSCPGVELAVRDVVRSASTLDPSIPGKLLRLVFHDCFVEGCDASVLIQGNGTERTDPANLSLGGFNVIDAAKRLLEVVCPATVSCSDIVVLAARDAVVFTGGPAVPVALGRRDGLVSLASNVRRNIIDTGFSVDAMAASFTAKGLTLDDLVTLSGGHTIGSAHCNTFRERFQVANGSMTPIDGSMNADYANELIQACAAANGAASAATAVDCDSGSASVFDNRYFANLLDGRGLLRTDAVLVQNATTKAKVAEFAQSQDGFFASWASSYARLTGLGVKTGADGEIRRTCSSVNG from the exons ATGGGCGGCGCCGTCGTTTGCTCAATGCTGGTCTTGTCGGCGCTGCTGGCGCTCGCCGCCTCGCAGTCGCCGTCCACGGTTCTGTCGCCGGCTCAGAGCGCGTCGCGGCCCCCGACGGCGCCGGCCGCCGCGAGGCCTTCGTTCCCGTCGCCTGCGGCGCCAGCTCCGAGGCTGTCGCGGCCGCCAACCCCGGCCGCGAAACCGTCGTCACCGCCACCCGCGGCGCCAGCTGGGAAGTCGTCACCGACACCGTCTCCGAGGCCGGCTCCAACGAGGTCTCCTCCGCCAGTGGCGACACCACCGGTGCCAAGAGCGTCACCTCCACCTGGAGCCTCGCCAGCTCCAAGGCCACCCTCTCGACCTGCAATGGCGCCGGCTCCTAAACCATCCCCATCTGTCGCGCCGGCGCCAAGGCCATCGTCTCCTCCACCTGCCACACCGGCACCACCAGCTCCTCCTCGGACGGCTCCGAAGCCGTCCCCGCCCTTGGCTCCGAGACAGTCTCCAACACCGGCGGCTTCACCGCCACCACCTGCTCCCCCGCAGCCTCCGTCGAAGTCCACGCCGACGATGTCCTCCACACTGGGCCAGCTCTCGCCCAGCTTCTACGCGCAGTCCTGCCCGGGCGTTGAGCTGGCGGTGAGGGATGTCGTTAGGTCGGCATCCACCCTGGACCCCTCCATTCCCGGCAAGCTTCTTAGGCTGGTCTTCCATGACTGCTTCGTCGAG GGATGCGATGCATCGGTGTTGATACAAGGTAACGGTACTGAGAGGACCGATCCTGCAAATCTCTCACTTGGTGGGTTCAATGTCATCGATGCAGCAAAGAGGTTGCTAGAAGTCGTGTGCCCTGCGACTGTTTCTTGCAGTGACATTGTCGTCCTCGCTGCAAGGGATGCTGTTGTGTTT ACCGGAGGACCGGCGGTGCCTGTGGCCCTGGGAAGACGAGACGGCCTCGTCTCATTGGCATCCAATGTCCGAAGAAACATCATCGACACGGGTTTCTCCGTCGACGCCATGGCGGCCAGCTTCACCGCCAAGGGGCTCACCCTGGACGACCTCGTCACCCTCTCAG GCGGCCACACCATCGGGTCGGCGCACTGCAACACGTTCCGGGAGCGGTTCCAGGTGGCGAACGGGAGCATGACGCCCATCGACGGGTCGATGAACGCCGACTACGCGAACGAGCTGATCCAGGCGTGCGCGGCGGCGAACGGCGCCGCGTCGGCGGCCACGGCCGTGGACTGCGACTCCGGGTCGGCGTCCGTGTTCGACAACCGCTACTTCGCGAACCTGCTGGACGGGCGGGGCCTGCTGCGCACGGACGCCGTGCTGGTGCAGAACGCCACGACGAAGGCCAAGGTGGCGGAGTTCGCGCAGAGCCAGGACGGCTTCTTCGCGAGCTGGGCCAGCTCGTACGCCAGGCTCACCGGCCTCGGCGTGAAGACCGGCGCCGACGGCGAGATCCGGCGGACCTGCTCCAGCGTCAATGGCTGA
- the LOC8060208 gene encoding cell division control protein 48 homolog B, producing the protein MSTASVSDDGGWVSGGKSADGWRAEEAVAGNRRALEALRELVAYPFLYARESRLLGLKWPRGLLLHGPPGTGKTSLVRAIVRECNAHLIMINPYSVHKAHVGEGEKFLREAFSEAYSQASRGKPAVIFIDELDAICPRRNARRENESRIVGQLLTLMDGNKKSSKMLPHIVVVASTNRVDAIDPALRRAGRFDSEVEVSVPTVEERLQILKLYAKNLHMDEKVDLQTVAAFCNGYVGADLEALCREAAKLAYHRMLNISEGDRVLKLHMEDWESARSMVGPSITRGITKEISTVSWDDIGGLKDLKKELQKAVEWPIKHADAFSRLGIPPVRGVLLHGPPGCSKTTLAKAAAHASRASFFSLSGADLYSKYVGEGEALLRRTFQKARLASPSIIFFDEADAIAPKRTGSGGNSSGNATVGERLLSTLLTEMDGLELATGILVLGATNRPNAIDAALLRPGRFDKVLYVPPPDVEGRYEILRIHTQKMKLGEDVDLWKIAECTELFTGADLEGLCREAGMAALREDISASSICNTHFQAARSSLNPSLTKALVDEYSKAAINDPSSRKH; encoded by the exons ATGAGCACGGCGAGCGTCAGCGACGACGGCGGTTGGGTAAGCGGCGGAAAGTCGGCCGACGGGTGGCGGGCGGAGGAGGCTGTCGCGGGCAACCGTAGGGCACTGGAGGCCCTTCGGGAGCTCGTGGCTTATCCATTCCTCTACGCCCGCGAGTCCCGGCTGCTCGGACTCAAG TGGCCCAGAGGATTGCTGCTCCACGGCCCCCCTGGCACCGGAAAG ACAAGCCTGGTTCGAGCTATTGTTCGAGAATGCAACGCACACCTGATAATGATCAA TCCTTATTCTGTACACAAAGCCCATGTGGGAGAGGGAGAAAAGTTCCTGCGTGAAGCTTTTTCTGAAGCATATTCTCAGGCTTCGCGGGGTAAACCAGCTGTGATATTCATCGACGAACTTGATGCCATATGTCCACGGCGCAATGCTAG GAGAGAGAATGAGTCCCGCATTGTTGGCCAACTTCTTACTCTGATGGATGGAAACAAGAAATCGTCAAAGATGCTTCCTCACATAGTTGTTGTTGCATCGACTAACAG GGTAGATGCCATTGATCCAGCATTGAGAAGAGCAGGACGTTTTGACTCAGAAGTAGAGGTTTCTGTTCCTACAGTTGAAGAGCGGCTGCAAATTCTAAAG ctttatgccaaaaaCCTACATATGGATGAAAAGGTCGATCTTCAAACCGTTGCTGCATTCTGCAATGGCTATGTTGGAGCTGATTTAGAAGCATTATGTCGAGAAGCTGCCAAGCTTGCATATCATAGAATGTTAAACATATCTGAGGGTGACAGAGTACTTAAACTACATATGGAGGACTGGGAGTCTGCTAGATCTATGGTGGGACCAAGCATAACAAGAGGGATAACCAAAGAAATTTCAACTGTTTCATGGGATGATATAGGAGGCTTGAAAGATCTAAAG AAAGAGCTTCAGAAAGCTGTTGAGTGGCCCATCAAGCATGCTGATGCATTTTCTAGACTTGGAATACCACCAGTCCGGGGGGTGCTTTTGCATGGTCCGCCAGGGTGCTCAAAGACTACCCTTGCCAAGGCTGCAGCGCATGCTTCCCGagcttctttcttttctttgag TGGTGCAGATTTATATTCCAAGTATGTTGGAGAAGGTGAAGCTCTGTTACGTAGAACATTTCAGAAAGCACGTCTTGCTTCTCCAAGCATTATATTTTTTGACGAGGCTGATGCCATTGCCCCCAAGAG AACTGGCTCTGGTGGGAATTCTAGTGGCAATGCCACTGTTGGAGAAAGACTTTTGTCAACTTTATTGACCGAAATGGATGGTTTAGAACTGGCTACG GGAATTCTCGTATTGGGTGCTACAAATCGCCCAAATGCAATTGATGCTGCTCTTCTGCGCCCAGGACGTTTTGATAAG GTGCTGTATGTCCCGCCACCAGATGTGGAAGGGCGATATGAGATACTACGCATCCATACACAGAAAATGAAATTGGGAGAGGATGTAGATCTATGGAAGATTGCAGAGTGTACTGAGTTGTTCACCGGTGCTGATCTTGAAGGCCTTTGCCGGGAAGCTGGAATGGCAGCTCTGAGGGAAGATATCTCAGCAAGTTCGATATGTAATACCCACTTCCAAGCCGCACGAAGTTCATTGAACCCCTCTCTTACAAAAGCATTAGTTGACGAGTACTCAAAGGCAGCTATAAATGATCCATCAAGTAGGAAACATTAA
- the LOC8075886 gene encoding protein CHROMOSOME TRANSMISSION FIDELITY 7 isoform X1: MQPKISAFFKRQEADPDPNSGDGEGNGHGSDIAATEAKRKAKGCRRDELVSKKRNYAQFHLELGQPDFLHHTCSVCGMMYARGNDEDEKVHRAYHKNYSEGVPFKGWKNETVMARSEGGDRVILATDENSCVWKSKVREVITVVEKELGFGEGKLLHKLCKVYLYISGQRIVGCLVTEPIKAAHRVIPRSTEESHSSLPVNSNEPGKNGHTLEFGEISFKREIIRRHNHSIKNKEECQDPGAIICETEAVPALCGFRAIWVVPSRRRKRIASKLMDVASRKTFCEGRTLGISQFAFTPPTSSGKGLACRYCKTSSFLVYKDGPV, translated from the exons ATGCAGCCCAAGATCAGCGCGTTCTTCAAGCGGCAGGAAGCGGACCCAGATCCGAACAG TGGCGACGGTGAGGGGAACGGGCATGGAAGCGACATCGCGGCGACGGAGGCGAAACGGAAGGCCAAGGGCTGCAGGCGCGACGAGCTCGTCAGCAAGAAGAGGAACTACGCGCAGTTCCATCTGGAGCTGGGGCAGCCTGATTTCCTACACCACACGTGCTCCGTCTGCGGCATGATGTACGCCCGAGGGAACGACGAGGACGAGAAGGTTCACAGGGCCTACCACAAGAACTACTCAGAGGGGGTCCCTTTCAAG GGCTGGAAAAATGAGACAGTGATGGCGAGGTCCGAGGGTGGTGATCGCGTTATTCTTGCAACTGATGAGAACTCTTGTGTGTGGAAAAGTAAG GTCAGAGAGGTGATCACAGTGGTGGAGAAGGAGCTGGGATTTGGTGAAGGGAAACTTCTGCATAAGCTTTGCAAG GTGTATCTATACATATCTGGACAAAGGATCGTGGGGTGCCTTGTCACTGAACCAATAAAAGCAGCACATAGAGTCATCCCAAGATCCACGGAAGAAAGCCATAGCAGTTTGCCAGTTAATAGTAATGAGCCAGGAAAAAATGGTCATACATTAGAGTTTGGCGAAATTAGTTTCAAGAGGGAAATCATAAGGCGTCACAATCATTCAATCAAGAACAAAGAAGAGTGCCAGGACCCTGGTGCCATAATTTGTGAAACAGAAGCTGTTCCTGCACTTTGTGGATTTCGAGCCATCTGGGTGGTACCATCACGCAGAAGAAAACGAATTGCCTCAAAACTAATGGATGTTGCAAG CAGGAAAACCTTCTGCGAAGGCAGGACTTTGGGGATTTCACAGTTTGCTTTCACTCCCCCGACCTCCTCTGGCAAGGGGCTAGCATGCCGTTACTGCAAGACCAGCTCATTCTTAGTCTATAAAGACGGACCTGTGTAA